CCATCACCCTCAACTACCAATACCAAACCCTGGCAGATCGAGTTCTCGCCAACAAAATTCCCGCCCATAACCAAGCCGTGGAAAAAGCCACCGGTGCCCTCGGCTACACCTTCACCTACCGGACTCCCGAACAGCAAACCCTCACCCTGGCCAATCAACCAAACAACCCCAATTGGCTCATCCTGCTCTGCTCAGCCCTCATCTTCGTCGCTTCAATCATCGGCTGCATTGTCATCTACAAGTGCACCGCCAAAGTTCCACCACTGCTCCCCTCAATCGAAAACGCCGCTTACGAAGGCCTCAGTGGCTGGCTCGTCATCGTCGGATTACAAACCATCGCCCGCCCCATTTCATTGATCGCCTACATGGTCCCCCTCTTCGCCATCTTCGATCAAACCCGCTGGAACGCTCTCACCCATCCATCCTCCACTCAATACCACCCCATGTGGATGCCCGTCCTGCTCTTCGAATGGACTTTCAACCTTCTCGCACTGGTCTTCAGCACCATGCTCATCATCATGTATTTCAAAAAACGTGCCTTCTTTCGCACCGGCACCATCATCATTCTAGCGGCCTCCGTATTGGGGCTCAGCATCGATTACCTCATCTCCGAAGACCTGCTCTCCGTCGTCTCTCCAGAGACCCCCGACGATGTCATGTCAGACATCATGCGAACCATCGTTGCCTCCTCCATCTGGATCCCCTACATGCTCATCTCCAAACGAGCCAAAGCAACTTTTCGCCATTAATCACCCCACCTCCTCTCGCGACCTCAAATAAACTTCTTCACTTGACCCAATACCCACGCCAGCCTGACTCTTTCCCTTGACTGGCCTTTAACCTGCTCACCCATCGGTTGACACCCAGCCATCCCCTTTTAAGCTGCACCCCCTTTTTCAACATCGACCATCCATGAGCACTGAGGCCACCAACAAGCCGGTTTACAATCTTAAGAATCCGTTTTTCGCCAACCTGATTCGCGCCCATGACCTGACCGGCCCCGGTGCTGCCAAAAACACCCGTCATTACGAAATCGACCTCAGCGGCTCCGGCATGGAGTTCATCCCCGGCGACTCCCTCGCCATCCTGCCCACCAACGATCCGAATCTCATCGACAGCCTTCTCACCGCCCTCAATTTCAGCGGTGATGAAATGGTTGAAAACCCCAAAGGCGAGCAAGTCTCCATTCGTCAGGCGCTGTTCGAAAGCTACTCCATCACCGAAGTCGACACCAAACTGCTGCGTGCCCTCGCCGAAAAGACCGGCCACAGCTCCCTCGCCACCCTGGTTCTGCCTGATCAAAAAATTCGTCTCAAAGAATACCTCTGGGGCAAAGACGTGTTCGACATCATCCAGGAAAATCCCGGCACCCACTTCGAAGCCGCCGAATTCGTCACGCTGTTGCGCCGACTCAACATTCGTCTCTATTCGATCTCCTCCAGCCTCGCGGCCTACCCGGAGCAGGTGCATCTGACCGTCGCCACCGTCCGCTACGAAAGCCAGGGCCGCGCCCGTGGCGGGGTCTGCTCCACCTTCCTGTCCGATCGCATTGACGAAACCACCAAGTTCCCCACCTTCATCAAAGCCGGTGCAGGATTCCGCCTCCCGGCTCCAGAAGACGAAACCCCCGTCATTTTCTGCGGACCCGGCACCGGCATCGCCCCGTTCCGCGCTTTTCTTCAGGAACGCAAAGCCACCGCCGCCAAAGGCAAAGCCTGGCTTTTCTTCGGCGAAATCAACCGCTCGACCTGCTTCTTCTACGAAGACGAATTCAACGGTTATCTCGCCGATGGCACCCTGGCCAAACTCGACGTCGCCTTCTCCCGCGATCAGGAGCAAAAACTCTACGTTCAACACAAGATGCTGGAGAACAGCAAAGAGCTGTTCGAATGGCTCGAAGCCGGCGCCATCTTCTACATCTGCGGCGATGCCTCACGCATGGCCGTCGATGTCGACAACGCCCTTCGCGACATCGTTGCCAAAGAAGGCGGCAAATCCCCCGAAGAAGTCGACGCCTACATGGAAAATCTCAAGAAGTCCAAGCGCTACCGCAAAGACGTCTATTGATTTGATCCAAATGGGAGAAGGGACATTCCTGTCCCTTTCCTCTCGTTGATCCAAACAAGGCTCGAGACGAGCCTTCTACTTTCGGGGCCTTGCGCGACGCGGCGAACCAGGGCAACATCCATTTGCCAGCCATGCCAAATGGGCAGTTCTCTCCCATTACGCAAATCTGTCTGCGGCGTGGTCTAATTCGACTCTTACCATCCCACCGTCAAGACGTCTGCTCGGGCTCTCACTTCACCACCGCCACCGCCTCAACCTTCTTCGTCCCTTTCAGCATGCCCTGAACTGATTTCGGATAAACCCCGATCACCACAATCGCCGCCGTCAACACCGCCAACGTCACCCGTGACAAACGGCTCAACTTGATCGTCGGCGTCGCTCCATCCGGCTTCGCATACAACACCAGGATCACCTTGAAATAATAATAGAATCCCGTGATCGCGCCGATCACCGCCAAAGCCAATACCAAATAACTGCCATCATACGCCGCTGAAAAAATCACCAGCATCTTGCCCATGAACCCCGCCGTCAACGGCAACCCCGCCAGCGACGCCAGCGCCAGCATCAAAGCCCCCGCCAACACCGGACACTTCTTCGCCAATCCCGTCAAGCTCACGATCTCATCACTCAATCCCTGCGCACGAGCGGCACTCAACACCAGGAAGCACACAAAGGTCATCGGCACATAAGTCGCCAGATAGAACGCCGCAATCTCTGCCGGGCTGAACCCACTCACCGAATGCCGGCTTCCCAGCGCCAGCAACAAAAAGCCCGCATGTGCGATGCTCGAATACGCCAGCAACCGTTTGAAATTGGTCTGCCTGATCGCCGCAAAGTTCCCCACCAAAATCGTCACCCCCGCGAGGATCAACACAAACTGGGTCAGAGGTTGCCCGACCACCGATCCACCCACCACCAGGCTCTCAAACACCCGCGTTAAAACAATCACCCCGCTCGCCTTCGAGCCCACCGAAAGAAAGGCCGTCACCGGCGTTGGTGCGCCCTGATAAACATCCGGAACCCAAATTTGAAACGGCACGGCCGCCACCTTGAACCCGAGCCCCGCCAGCACCAGAACCGACGCAAACAAAGGGGCCGTCACGCCACCTTCCCAATTCACCAGTTTTTCACTGATCCCCGCCAGCGTCGTTTGTCCCGTCAACCCATACAACCAGGCCATTCCGTAAACCAGCAATCCCGTGCTCAGCGCCCCTAGAATGAGATATTTCACGCCCGCCTCGAGCGACAACGCATTGCGCCGCATGAACGACACCAGCACATAAAAGCTGATCGTCACCAGCTCCAGCGCCACAAAAATCGTGATCATGTCCACCGCTGACGCCATCACCATCATGCCCACACAAACAAACAACGGCAGACAGAAGAACTCCCCCAATCCCGCCTCCTTCGTCTGCTCCGGCTTGGCCGAAACGAACTGGTTGATCACCGATGCATATTCCAGCGACAACACGATCACCACCAACGTGCTCACCAACGCCAAACCCTTGTAAAACAACGCCAGCCGGTCCACCACATAAAACTCCTGCATCCCCGCAGGCACCGCACCTCCCGCCAGACCCGTCACCAACAAAACCAAAGCCGCCGCGACGCCAGCGATCGCGATGTAGGCGATGCTTTTACGCGGGATAAACGAAAACGACTCCGCCACCAGCAGCAGCAGGCCGAGAACGCCAAGTCCTAGTTCTAAAGAAAGTGTATTCATCAAAGAAAAGACAACGACAGCCAAAGGTTCACTTAAAGCCCAACGCACCGAGCGAGAACTGCATCAAATTCAACAACAAGCCAGGCTGACATCCCACCACCAACAGCACCCCAGCCAGCACCACCAATGGAATCCGCTGCGAGATCCCTGGATCACTCACAAAAATCCCGCTCACTGCCTTGCCAAAGAAAATCTTGCGATACGCCCGCAACATATACACCGCACTGATCACCACACCCCAAAGAGACAAGATGGTCGCCACCTGCAAAAAGGTAAATCCTTCAGCCGCATCGAAATCCTTGAACGCCCCCAGAAACACCAGCACCTCGCCCGCGAAGTTCGCCAGTCCCGGCAACCCGATGGAAGCAAACGCTGCAATCCCAAAGACCAAGCTCAAGAACGGCGCATTGCCTGCCAACCCGCCCAACTTCTCAAACTCCAAAGTCCCGGCCTGACTGCGCAACTTCCCACAAAGCAGGAACAGCAAGGCAATCGAGATCCCGTGTGCAAACATCAGCAACAACGCCCCATTCACGCCCAGCGCATTTCCCGCCGCAAGGCCGAGGAAAATGTAGCCCATGTGCATGACGCTCGAATTGGCCAGCAATCCGTCCAACCGGCGCTGATGAATGGTCACCAATCCCATCACCAAAATGTTGCCCAGCAACATGTAAAGCAGCGCATGCTGAATCCAGGTCGCCTGCGCCGCTTCCGGCAGCAAGGGCATCGCGATCCGGATCAATCCATACAAACCAAACTTCTTCAACACCCCAGCATGCAACATCGCCACCGGCGTCGGAGCCGCCGCATAAGCCGGAGCTGCCCAACTATGAAACGGGAACAAACTCACCAACGTTCCAAAGCCTATCAACAAGGTGAAATAGGTCGCCTCCACCCACCACTTCGCATAACCCGAATCCGCCGTCACCGGCTCAAGCGCCAGCAAATCAAACGTGATCTTGTTGTCTGGACTGCACAACCACACCAACCCCGCCAATCCCGCCAGCAGAATCAGACTTCCCGCCCCCAGATACAAAGTGATCTTCCACGCCACCGCCTTACGATCCCCGTAGCCATACAGTGCGATCATCAAGAACGTCGGAATCAACGCCAGCTCATGAAACGCGTAGATGAAAAACAGATCCGTGCAAAGAAACGCTCCGAAAGCCCCGCCCGCAATCAGCAGCGAAGCGATGTAATAAATCGCATCCTTGCCCACCGTGCTCCACACCGCCGCCATCGTCACCAGCGCGGTCAAAAGCGCCAACGTCAAACTGATCCCGTCCGCTCCCACCGCAAACTGAATGTGCGGCTGATCCAAAACGGTAAACGCACTCTTGAATGCCATCCCTCCTTCAAGACCCATCCCTTGATACTGCCAGATCAAACCCAGCACCAGCAGCAGGTTCACCCCCGACGCCAGAATGGAGGTGATACGTCCGGGCGCACCCAGCCACACCGCAAGGGCGGCCAGCAGAGGAAGCAGAATGATGATTTGCAGAATCACAAGGAAACAACGCTATGACTTCGCCGCGAAAAACACGGCCAGATAAACCGCCACGACAATGCCGAGGCCCAACAAAAAGGTGTAAGTCTGCAAACTGCCCGACTGCATCCTACGAAATCCTCCGCCCAACACATTCACCAATGCCGTTGGCAGTCGAACCGTCACTCCATCCACAAAAATATGCTCAAACGCATTCACCAGCCAGGCCAGCCGATCCTGCCCATACTTAACGATCCCGGCATACAGTTCATCAAAGTAAAACTTGTTCGCCAGCAACGGCAGATTCACCGGGTCTTTGTCCTTCCCGACATAAGTGCGCATCCCCAACAAAAACCCAATGATCAACACCACAATCGAGGCCACCATCACCACATAATACCCTTCACCATGCCCATGCGGAGCCAAAGCCTGCAAAGGCCCGGTGAACAAATGCGAAGCAGATGCCAGCGATGGAATTGCCAGTAACACCAGCGGAATGATCATCAACACGGGAGCCTCATGCGCATGATCCGCATCCTTACTCCGAGCCTTGCCACAAAATGCCACCACCACCAGACGCGTCATGTAAAACGCCGTGAGCAACGCCGTAAACAGCCCAATCAAAAACAACACCTTGTTCTGACCATAGGCCGCCACCAAGATCGCCTCCTTGCTGTAAAATCCACTGGTGATGAACGGCACGCCCATCAACGCCGCCGTCCCAATCACAAACGTGATGAACGTCACCGGCATCTTCTTGCGCAATCCCCCCATCTTCCACATGTCCTGCTCATGATGGCAGGCATGAATCACCGCTCCAGCCCCGAGGAACAACAGCGCCTTGAAAAACGCATGGGTATACAGATGGAACATGCTCTCCTCCGGCGACCTCAAGCCCACCGCCATCACCATGTAACCCAGCTGCGACAAGGTCGAATACGCCAGCACCTTCTTGATGTCGTTCTGCTGCAACGCGATCAATGCCGCCATCAACGCCGTGATGCCACCAATCCACGCAATCGTGATCGTTGCCACCCCGCCCGGCAGGAAAAGAAAATCGACCCGCACCAGCATGTAAACCCCGGCCGCCACCATCGTCGCCGCGTGAATCAAAGCCGAAACCGGCGTCGGACCTTCCATCGCATCCGGCAACCACACATGCAGCGGAGCCTGCGCACTCTTGCCCACTGCCCCGAGGAAAATTCCCAATGCTGCCAGCGTAAAAATCGCCGAAGAGTTTTCCGAAGCATGCTTCAACGGACTGGACGCCACCTCCATGGAATCCTTCAACCCTTCAAAGGACAAATCCCCACTGCCCAACGCAAACAAAATCAAAATGCCCGTCATGAACCCAAAGTCACCAATGCGGTTCGTCAAGAACGCCTTCTTCGCCGCATCGCTCGCCTCAGGTTTTTTGAACCAATGTCCAATCAACAAATAACTGCTCACCCCAACCAGTTCCCAGAACAGGAACATCATCAAAAGGTTGTCAGCAAACACGATCCCGATCATCGAGAACATGAACAACGACAACGCCCCGAAAAACCGCGCCTTTGCATCGTCGTCCTTCATGTAGGCCATCGAATACAAATGCACCAGGAAACCGACGAAGGTGACGATGAACAACATCCCGCGGCTCTGACGATCCACCGTAATCCCAATGTGCGCCTGAAAATCCCCCACGTTTAAAAAGGGCAGCAAGGGAAACGTTGCATCATCCGCACCCAGCAACATGCACGAGGCCACCAAGATGATCAGCGCCACCCCGGTGCTGATCACGTGCGCCACATTTTTCAGCAAGCCGTGGGCCAGCATGATCGTCAGCGCCGACATCAACGGCAGCAGCAGGATGGTGCCTGTTAACGATTGAAGTTTTGATAAATCCGGGTCCATGCAATCAACAACCTTAGCCTTTCATCTTCTCCACCGCGCCGATATCGACACTCTGTTTCGCACGATACAGCGCCACGATGATCGCAAGTCCAACGGCGACTTCTGCGGCTGCCACCGTGATGGTGAAAAACACCAGCGCCTGCGCACTGTAGTCGGGCAATCCATCCACCAGATTGAATCGGGAAAATGCCACCAAGGTCAGATTCGCCGCGCTCAACATCATCTCCAGACACATGAAGATGGTCAAGATGTTGCGCCGCGCCACCACCCCTGTTAGCCCGATGGCAAACAGAAGACCGCTGACAAACAAGTAGTGGTTAAGGGTGATCATGTCTTCAATGTTCGCTCATCTCGATTCAGCTAACTTCCTTCTTGCTCATGATCACCACCCCGACGGTGCTGACCAGCAACAGAACTCCAACCAACTGAATCTGAAAGTAATAGCGGTGGAACAACTCCTCACCCACCAGCTTCGCATCCGGCAATGTCCGCTCCTGCAAATCCGTCTTGATCGTCTCAATCTTCGCCTTCTCAGCCGCCACCACGTAGTCAATCGGCACATCCGCCAG
The genomic region above belongs to Phragmitibacter flavus and contains:
- the nuoK gene encoding NADH-quinone oxidoreductase subunit NuoK; amino-acid sequence: MITLNHYLFVSGLLFAIGLTGVVARRNILTIFMCLEMMLSAANLTLVAFSRFNLVDGLPDYSAQALVFFTITVAAAEVAVGLAIIVALYRAKQSVDIGAVEKMKG
- a CDS encoding diflavin oxidoreductase, whose amino-acid sequence is MSTEATNKPVYNLKNPFFANLIRAHDLTGPGAAKNTRHYEIDLSGSGMEFIPGDSLAILPTNDPNLIDSLLTALNFSGDEMVENPKGEQVSIRQALFESYSITEVDTKLLRALAEKTGHSSLATLVLPDQKIRLKEYLWGKDVFDIIQENPGTHFEAAEFVTLLRRLNIRLYSISSSLAAYPEQVHLTVATVRYESQGRARGGVCSTFLSDRIDETTKFPTFIKAGAGFRLPAPEDETPVIFCGPGTGIAPFRAFLQERKATAAKGKAWLFFGEINRSTCFFYEDEFNGYLADGTLAKLDVAFSRDQEQKLYVQHKMLENSKELFEWLEAGAIFYICGDASRMAVDVDNALRDIVAKEGGKSPEEVDAYMENLKKSKRYRKDVY
- a CDS encoding NADH-quinone oxidoreductase subunit N, which codes for MNTLSLELGLGVLGLLLLVAESFSFIPRKSIAYIAIAGVAAALVLLVTGLAGGAVPAGMQEFYVVDRLALFYKGLALVSTLVVIVLSLEYASVINQFVSAKPEQTKEAGLGEFFCLPLFVCVGMMVMASAVDMITIFVALELVTISFYVLVSFMRRNALSLEAGVKYLILGALSTGLLVYGMAWLYGLTGQTTLAGISEKLVNWEGGVTAPLFASVLVLAGLGFKVAAVPFQIWVPDVYQGAPTPVTAFLSVGSKASGVIVLTRVFESLVVGGSVVGQPLTQFVLILAGVTILVGNFAAIRQTNFKRLLAYSSIAHAGFLLLALGSRHSVSGFSPAEIAAFYLATYVPMTFVCFLVLSAARAQGLSDEIVSLTGLAKKCPVLAGALMLALASLAGLPLTAGFMGKMLVIFSAAYDGSYLVLALAVIGAITGFYYYFKVILVLYAKPDGATPTIKLSRLSRVTLAVLTAAIVVIGVYPKSVQGMLKGTKKVEAVAVVK
- the nuoL gene encoding NADH-quinone oxidoreductase subunit L — encoded protein: MDPDLSKLQSLTGTILLLPLMSALTIMLAHGLLKNVAHVISTGVALIILVASCMLLGADDATFPLLPFLNVGDFQAHIGITVDRQSRGMLFIVTFVGFLVHLYSMAYMKDDDAKARFFGALSLFMFSMIGIVFADNLLMMFLFWELVGVSSYLLIGHWFKKPEASDAAKKAFLTNRIGDFGFMTGILILFALGSGDLSFEGLKDSMEVASSPLKHASENSSAIFTLAALGIFLGAVGKSAQAPLHVWLPDAMEGPTPVSALIHAATMVAAGVYMLVRVDFLFLPGGVATITIAWIGGITALMAALIALQQNDIKKVLAYSTLSQLGYMVMAVGLRSPEESMFHLYTHAFFKALLFLGAGAVIHACHHEQDMWKMGGLRKKMPVTFITFVIGTAALMGVPFITSGFYSKEAILVAAYGQNKVLFLIGLFTALLTAFYMTRLVVVAFCGKARSKDADHAHEAPVLMIIPLVLLAIPSLASASHLFTGPLQALAPHGHGEGYYVVMVASIVVLIIGFLLGMRTYVGKDKDPVNLPLLANKFYFDELYAGIVKYGQDRLAWLVNAFEHIFVDGVTVRLPTALVNVLGGGFRRMQSGSLQTYTFLLGLGIVVAVYLAVFFAAKS
- a CDS encoding complex I subunit 4 family protein; this encodes MILQIIILLPLLAALAVWLGAPGRITSILASGVNLLLVLGLIWQYQGMGLEGGMAFKSAFTVLDQPHIQFAVGADGISLTLALLTALVTMAAVWSTVGKDAIYYIASLLIAGGAFGAFLCTDLFFIYAFHELALIPTFLMIALYGYGDRKAVAWKITLYLGAGSLILLAGLAGLVWLCSPDNKITFDLLALEPVTADSGYAKWWVEATYFTLLIGFGTLVSLFPFHSWAAPAYAAAPTPVAMLHAGVLKKFGLYGLIRIAMPLLPEAAQATWIQHALLYMLLGNILVMGLVTIHQRRLDGLLANSSVMHMGYIFLGLAAGNALGVNGALLLMFAHGISIALLFLLCGKLRSQAGTLEFEKLGGLAGNAPFLSLVFGIAAFASIGLPGLANFAGEVLVFLGAFKDFDAAEGFTFLQVATILSLWGVVISAVYMLRAYRKIFFGKAVSGIFVSDPGISQRIPLVVLAGVLLVVGCQPGLLLNLMQFSLGALGFK